Genomic DNA from Thiosocius teredinicola:
TCAACCTGGGAACGGTTGTTGATGATGCAAAACCGCGAGATCTCGCCTACCTTGGTATTGGGATCATCAAGGAGGTGCCGGTCGAATGCGCCCAGACTGTCAACGGGCAAGGGACTATCAGGTCGCGGTAACACCAGCCGCGTCGCCGCCACCCACTGCTGCGAACTCTTGTCCTGAACGATGAAGTGCGCCGAGTGGTCATCCCAGGCATCAGTTTCGCGCGCCGCCGAAAAAGCCTCGGGGTCTTCGAATCCCTTATCGAGGCAGAAGACTTGATATCGAATCCTTTGATGCAACGCCACGCCGAACGCGGTATCCGCAAAGCAGACGCGAAACGTCTCATCGAACATTCAAATAGCTCCGCACGTAATTGTTGTCGTCGTGGCTCGGCACTCAAGTTCATGCCCTCAAGTCCGTTATAAAGGGAATAAACGCAGTTTTATTGTAAGTCTAATTTCAGTGCATTTAGCGAATCCTATCCCAAAACTCGCCAAGCTGTGGAATCTTGCCAGGATGGATCTTGTCTCGCCTTACCGCGAGTATTTTTCCATAACCATGGCAGATACCGACGAATTACGCAAAGAAGTTTATAAGTTGCGTTATGAGGTGTATTGCCGCGAACTTGGTTGGGAAGATCCAAACAGTTTCCCCGACGGGCTCGAAAAAGACATCTATGACGATTGCTCGCGGCACTGCCTGCTCAAACACAAAAGAACGGGGGTGTACGCCGGTACCGTGCGCATGGTGATGACGGACCGGTCGCCGCCCAACCGCCCGCCGGTCCCGATGGTCGAACACTGCGGAGACACCTTGTTCGACGGGCCGTTCCGGCCGGACCGCCTGAGCGTCGGTAGTTATGGAGAGATCTCGCGGCTGGCGCTCCATAGCGAGTTCCGCCGGCGTGCCTCAGAACAGCTCGACCCGGAAGGCCAGGGTGAACAATTGTTCGAATGGACGCAGACCGAACGACGCCGATTCCCGCACATTGCACTGGGGCTGTACCTCGGGGCTTCGGCGGTCGGTCTGGCCGCAGGTGCCGAAGGCGTCTACGCAATGATGGAACCGCGTCTGGCCCGACACCTACGGTTTGCCGGCATCCGCTTCGAGCAGGTGGGTGAGCCGATCAGCTTTCGCGGCCTGAGGGCGCCCTACTACATCTCGCGCAAAGCGCTGATGCGCTATCTGAGCCGACCGCTGCGCAGACTGCTGTTTGCTATCGCCGACGATATGCAGCTAGAAGTCTAAACCCCGTCGACCACGACACCGTAACCGTTTACTCGATCGTCAGTTCGACGCCTGTTCGATCTGCTGCTGCAAAGTACTCGCTTCGGCCCTGAGCGAGTCAGCGAGGTTGCGCTGCCGCAACACGCCGTCGACGTCCGAACGGGCACCCGGAACATCGCCATACTGAAAGCGTATCTGTGCGCGGTGCAGGCGATAGGTGGGATCGTCCGGCGCCCGGTCGACCGCCCTGGCGATCATGCGCAGGGCGTTCTGGCGATCATCGTTCTGGGCGTAGGCCAAGGCCAAGGTATCCATAACCGGGGCTGACTCCGGCTCGAGTTCGTAGGCCTTCTTCGCATATCCCAGTGCCTCTGTCGGCGACTGGTCGGTCAGTATCCATGCCAGGTTGTTGAGCGCGAACAGGTTGGCTTCGTCAACCTCCAGCACCTTGCGCAGATGGGCGACAGCCTGCTGGATCTCGTTCTTCTGCAGCAGAAGGTTGGCCAGTTCGACGCGCAGTTTGACGTCGCTCGGATGGCCATCGAGCCAAGACACAAGCACCTGCTTGGCCGATTCGGCGTCTCCGGCACGCAGATAAGATCGGTTCAACAAAGCCGCGTGATAGGCAATGGGATTCTGATCGAACATCTGCTTTGCGTAGCTGACTTCAGCTTCAACATCCTTGCTACGTCTTGCTATGGCATAACGGGTCGCCAGCACCAGTGGCGACGATTGATCGAGATTTTCGCGGGTAGCCAGCAGACGCTCGGCACCCACGGTATCGCCGGATAGAACCAACAGCCTGGCTTTGGCCAGAAAAGCCTGATCATCATCCGGCTGCAGGCGCATCATGGCGTCCAGTACCCGACGTAACCCGGCCTGATCTTGCTGGGCATCGTATATGAGGGCCAACATGCGGTAGAGATCGATGTCTTCGGGCGACTTTGCAGCGACAGCCTCAAAATCCGTTTGCGCTTCGTCAAAGCGCTGGAGGCGATAGTTGACCTCACCGCGCATGCGCACCAGTTCGACATGGGCGTCCATCGCCGGGTCGGAAAGCAATTCCAGTGCTTTTTGGTTTTCACCCCGCAACATATAGATGCGCGCTAGATTAGCCCTGGGCAGGGGTGCACTGGGATTGTCTTCCACAGCTTTGCGCAAAGTCGATTCAACCTCGGCATCATTGCCGTTCTTGGCCGCAACCTGAGCACGGACCAGCAACAAGTCAACGTCTCCCGGATGGGCTTCGAGTCCTTGTTTGGCGTACGCCAGCGCGCCGCCATAGTCTTCATCCTGCAAGGCGATTGTCGCCAGCATCTGCAGCGCTTTGAGGTTGGCCGGATCCTTCTGCAAGACCTCCTTGTAGCCTGCGACAGCCTGCGCCTGGTCGCCGGTCGCATAGTGCGTGGCAGCCATCAGGTTCATAGCCGCATGATCGTTTGGCTTTTGCGCCAGATAGCGTTCGGCGATTGCCAACGCCTCGTTGCCCGTTTTTTGTTCGATGTAGGCCGAGATCAATGCGGTAGCCGTGACTTCGTCCTGAGGCGCCAGGTCGGCTGCCTTCTTCATCAAGGACAGACCGGTTTCTGCATCGCCGGCGGACATCATGCCGATGCCGGCACGCAATTGCGCTTCGGGCGACTTTTCTTCCGATTGTGCAATCTCCAGCAGCAGTCTCGCCGCTTCCTCGGAACGGCCTCTCAGCACCAATGCGCTCGCCAGAAGGTTCTTTGCCTCCAGGTCTTTCGGACGAGCGGCGACGATGGGACGGACGAGACTTTCGACTTCGCGCGCTTTCTTGTCGCGCAGATACCAATACGCCAGTAGTTTGCGGGCAGGTGCAAAACCCGGCTGCATATGGACGACTTGCTCGAGATTGCGTTGCGCCTGGTTGGCGTGATCCATCCGCGTCTCGACAACGCCCAACAGGAAGACCGACTGGAGATGGTTGGGCGACAGTTCAACGGCCCGTTCGAGATGCTCACCGGCCTGCTCGAGCTGACCCTGTTGAAACGCCACCAGGCCCGACAAGTAAAAGCCCGGCTGGTACTTGGGAGAGGTCTTGATCAACACGTCGGCGTCCTGACCTGCCTCTTCCAATTTGCTCTGCGCCAAGCGCGCGAAGGCCCGTTTGACGAGTTCGTTGCGTGGGTTTACCTGATTCGCGAGCGCCTTTGAATACGCTGCCTCAGCTTCGGCGAATTTATGGTTGCGGCCCAACAAATCACCCAGCAGCACCCACGCAGGGACATAATCCGGAGACTGCTTGGTGATCTCGTCGACGATCGCCATCGCCTGATCGCGCTGGTTCTCGGCCGTCAGAATCTTTGCCTGTGCAAAACGTACGTCGGGCAGCTCCGGCGCATTGGCAACAGCCTTGGCATACGATTGCTTGGCCTCTTCAAGCTGATTGTTTTCCAGGTACGCCAGCGCCTGCAGGGCCGCAATCTCGGCGGTCGCCTTCGGCGGCATGCCGGGCGCGACCTCGGTAGTGACGATCTCGTCGTACTTTTCTTGCGCCAGCAGCGCGCGCATCAAGGCGGGCATGACGCTTTCATCCCCTACGCCAAGAGTGCCGGCATGACGGAATTCTTTTTCAGCGGACGGGCCATCACCTATGATCAGGTAGACCTCGCCGAGCAACCAGCGGGCGCGTGCGTTGTTACCGTCTTCGCTCAACGCTGCTTTGAGGTCGATCACAGCCTTGCGATAGTCTTTGTTCAGATATGCCGTTTCTGCCCGAGTAACCAACATGTCGGGCGTGACGCGATCGCAACCGGCCAACAAACCACTAACCATTACTAAAAGCAGCACAACGTATCGTGACATTTTTCAATCCGTTTCGATTCCGAACGTTGGAGTTTAACCCCAAACGCCGGGACACGTCCTAGAATGAACAACGAGCACAACAGGCCATCCAGGGAGAGCCCAATGCCCAACTTTGACTACGATGTGGCGTTCTCACGCAACATCGGCTGGGTCACCCGTGAAGAACAGGCACGCTTGAAGACCATGCGTGTCGCTGTCGGTGGCATGGGAGGTGTCGGCGGAAGCCACCTCGTGACACTGGCCCGCATGGGCATCGGCAACTTCAACATTTCGGATCTCGACGAATTCGAGTTGGCGAACTTCAACCGCCAGCACGGCGCGTCGATGTCGACGCTCGGGCAGCCGAAAGTCACGACGATGGGGGACGTCATTCGCGATATCAATCCCGATGGCGATATCCGGATATTCGATCAAGGTGTCTCGGACGAGAATCTGGATGACTTTCTCGCCGACTGCGATCTCTATATGGATAGCCTGGATATCTTCGCCCTCGATATCCGGCGCAAGGTCTTCCAGGCGTGCTACGACAAGGGCATTCCGACCATCACCGCTGCCCCGATGGGTATGGGTACCGCATTTCTGATCTTTCTGCCCGGCAAAATGAGTTTCGAGCAGTACTTCAAGCTGGACGGTTTTGAGTTCGAAGACCAGATCATCAAGTTCGTTATCGGGGTATCACCGTCGGTACAGCAGCGCCACTACCTGGTCGACCGCTCGTCGGTCAATTTCCTGAAAAAGAAGGTACCTTCGACTGCCATGGGCATCGAGATCGCTGCCGGCGTGGCGTGCAGCAACGCCGTCAAACTGCTGTTGAATCGTGGCCCGATCATTCACGCCCCCTGGGGGCTGCATTTCGATGCCTACCGCAACCGCATGATCAAGACCTGGCGACCTTTCGGCAATAACGGGCCCATGCAGCGGTTTATGTTCTGGTACGTGAAACGTCTATTGAAGAACAACTGAGGAGATATCCGCCGAGCCGCTGTTGCAACTCGCGTTGTGCGCAGCGGCATTTGCAGCGTGCTCTTCGCACAATAAAAAACGGGCGCTCTAGGAGCGCCCGTTGGACGAAAGTTATTTGCCGCGACAGCGGAAATTATGCTTTCTTTTTGCGACGAGCCAGACCGCCGAGCATTGCAGCGCCGCCAAGCAGCAGCACAGTGCTGGGCTCCGGAACCGCGAAGGTAGCACTACCGTCGTGGTTCGAGGTCAGGGTGAACACGTTCGGGCTGTTCGCATCGTCCGGCGTGAAGTCCGACACGAAGATGTTGGTGTCGAAGCTCGCGAAGAAATCGATCGCCAACGCTTCGCCTGCACCTTCACCACAGTTGGTCCAGATGGCGAAGAAGCTGTCATCGCCATTGCAGCTTGCGTGCGCAGAGTGGAACAGGTCGTTGTAAAGACCATCGGTGTTGGTGAAGTCAACCGTACCTTCGAGGATGGTGCTGACGCCGGTAGCGCCACCGCCGGCAACGGCGATATCCATGAAGTTAACCAGCGGGCCACCGTCGAAAGTTACGAACATTTCGATCAAACCCGGGCCGTAGGTGAACAGCGGAA
This window encodes:
- a CDS encoding PEP-CTERM/exosortase system-associated acyltransferase gives rise to the protein MDLVSPYREYFSITMADTDELRKEVYKLRYEVYCRELGWEDPNSFPDGLEKDIYDDCSRHCLLKHKRTGVYAGTVRMVMTDRSPPNRPPVPMVEHCGDTLFDGPFRPDRLSVGSYGEISRLALHSEFRRRASEQLDPEGQGEQLFEWTQTERRRFPHIALGLYLGASAVGLAAGAEGVYAMMEPRLARHLRFAGIRFEQVGEPISFRGLRAPYYISRKALMRYLSRPLRRLLFAIADDMQLEV
- the prsT gene encoding XrtA/PEP-CTERM system TPR-repeat protein PrsT — encoded protein: MSRYVVLLLVMVSGLLAGCDRVTPDMLVTRAETAYLNKDYRKAVIDLKAALSEDGNNARARWLLGEVYLIIGDGPSAEKEFRHAGTLGVGDESVMPALMRALLAQEKYDEIVTTEVAPGMPPKATAEIAALQALAYLENNQLEEAKQSYAKAVANAPELPDVRFAQAKILTAENQRDQAMAIVDEITKQSPDYVPAWVLLGDLLGRNHKFAEAEAAYSKALANQVNPRNELVKRAFARLAQSKLEEAGQDADVLIKTSPKYQPGFYLSGLVAFQQGQLEQAGEHLERAVELSPNHLQSVFLLGVVETRMDHANQAQRNLEQVVHMQPGFAPARKLLAYWYLRDKKAREVESLVRPIVAARPKDLEAKNLLASALVLRGRSEEAARLLLEIAQSEEKSPEAQLRAGIGMMSAGDAETGLSLMKKAADLAPQDEVTATALISAYIEQKTGNEALAIAERYLAQKPNDHAAMNLMAATHYATGDQAQAVAGYKEVLQKDPANLKALQMLATIALQDEDYGGALAYAKQGLEAHPGDVDLLLVRAQVAAKNGNDAEVESTLRKAVEDNPSAPLPRANLARIYMLRGENQKALELLSDPAMDAHVELVRMRGEVNYRLQRFDEAQTDFEAVAAKSPEDIDLYRMLALIYDAQQDQAGLRRVLDAMMRLQPDDDQAFLAKARLLVLSGDTVGAERLLATRENLDQSSPLVLATRYAIARRSKDVEAEVSYAKQMFDQNPIAYHAALLNRSYLRAGDAESAKQVLVSWLDGHPSDVKLRVELANLLLQKNEIQQAVAHLRKVLEVDEANLFALNNLAWILTDQSPTEALGYAKKAYELEPESAPVMDTLALAYAQNDDRQNALRMIARAVDRAPDDPTYRLHRAQIRFQYGDVPGARSDVDGVLRQRNLADSLRAEASTLQQQIEQASN
- a CDS encoding ThiF family adenylyltransferase, which gives rise to MPNFDYDVAFSRNIGWVTREEQARLKTMRVAVGGMGGVGGSHLVTLARMGIGNFNISDLDEFELANFNRQHGASMSTLGQPKVTTMGDVIRDINPDGDIRIFDQGVSDENLDDFLADCDLYMDSLDIFALDIRRKVFQACYDKGIPTITAAPMGMGTAFLIFLPGKMSFEQYFKLDGFEFEDQIIKFVIGVSPSVQQRHYLVDRSSVNFLKKKVPSTAMGIEIAAGVACSNAVKLLLNRGPIIHAPWGLHFDAYRNRMIKTWRPFGNNGPMQRFMFWYVKRLLKNN
- a CDS encoding PEP-CTERM sorting domain-containing protein produces the protein MKRSVLAAAVLAISGSSYAAPFYLDVGTNYDGISAPAGDKVCDTCTSVKDELLFTYQSSTTIIDANDDDVIGAGDTIITDGGLAVGGIANNLVTGFTPNQTAFGESNNGLNNLGAGYSISFSITGLAGVVTGVSGSGVPLFTYGPGLIEMFVTFDGGPLVNFMDIAVAGGGATGVSTILEGTVDFTNTDGLYNDLFHSAHASCNGDDSFFAIWTNCGEGAGEALAIDFFASFDTNIFVSDFTPDDANSPNVFTLTSNHDGSATFAVPEPSTVLLLGGAAMLGGLARRKKKA